A genomic stretch from Lathyrus oleraceus cultivar Zhongwan6 chromosome 2, CAAS_Psat_ZW6_1.0, whole genome shotgun sequence includes:
- the LOC127120061 gene encoding uncharacterized protein LOC127120061, producing MATKNHVRSNSFPSQSHPNSTRIEQELSKIKTWETTSTSTSDSITIGLSLLEDLYTSLEDFLNMASTQKAISRHQGENFVEELLDGSVKFLDVCGITRDTMLDIKENVEALHCSLRRRKGDSSIESSGAEYNFFTKKMKKNVTKLITSLKQMESKFGASTLLNQDQEVVSVIRVLREVIVMNMSIFQSTLSFLASKSKATKWLKMAKLMHKKRISCEEENLNELQRVDASLRTLLREGSDVAKMQVALESFEALENAIEGLEKGLESVFRCLVKTRVCLLNMTQ from the coding sequence ATGGCAACAAAAAACCATGTTCGCTCTAATAGTTTTCCATCTCAATCTCATCCTAACTCAACAAGAATAGAACAAGAGCTAAGCAAAATCAAGACATGGGAAACCACATCAACATCCACATCTGATTCAATTACCATTGGCCTTTCTTTGCTGGAAGATTTGTATACTTCATTGGAAGATTTTCTCAATATGGCATCAACACAAAAGGCCATTTCTCGGCATCAAGGTGAGAATTTTGTGGAAGAGTTGTTGGATGGTTCGGTGAAATTTTTGGATGTTTGTGGTATTACAAGAGACACCATGTTAGACATTAAAGAAAATGTTGAAGCCCTTCACTGTTCTCTTAGAAGAAGAAAGGGAGATTCAAGCATCGAATCAAGTGGAGCCGAATATAACTTCTTCAcaaaaaagatgaagaaaaatgtCACAAAGTTGATCACATCTCTAAAACAAATGGAAAGTAAATTTGGAGCTTCCACACTTTTGAACCAAGATCAAGAAGTTGTTTCTGTGATAAGAGTTCTTAGAGAGGTTATAGTAATGAACATGTCTATCTTTCAATCCACTTTGTCTTTCTTGGCTTCCAAGTCAAAGGCAACCAAATGGTTGAAAATGGCAAAGTTGATGCATAAGAAGAGAATATCATGTGAGGAGGAGAATTTAAATGAATTGCAGCGTGTGGATGCATCCTTAAGAACCCTTTTACGCGAAGGTTCTGATGTTGCCAAGATGCAGGTTGCACTTGAAAGTTTTGAAGCTTTGGAGAATGCAATTGAAGGGTTAGAGAAAGGTTTGGAAAGTGTATTTAGGTGTTTGGTTAAAACTAGAGTTTGTCTTTTGAACATGACTCAATAG
- the LOC127120066 gene encoding uncharacterized protein LOC127120066 — protein sequence MASKYHVRSNSFPSQSHPSSTRIEQELNKIKTWEATSTSDSITNGLSMLEDLYISLEDLLNMASIQKVISHHQGEKFVEELLDGSIKILDICGITRDTLLEIRENVQSLHSSLRRRKGDSSIEKSVSEYKFFSKKMKKNVTKLISSLKHMECKFGASSLLNQDQDVVAVINVLREVIVMNMSIFRSILSFLASKSKATKWLKVAKLVHRKEVSCEENLESFNELQCVEASLRTLLREGSDASKMRATHESLEALENAVERIENGLECVFRRLVKSRVSLLNIMTQ from the coding sequence ATGGCAAGCAAGTACCATGTTCGTTCAAATAGTTTTCCTTCTCAATCTCATCCAAGCTCTACAAGAATTGAACAAGAACTCAACAAAATCAAGACATGGGAAGCCACATCTACATCTGATTCAATTACCAATGGTCTTTCCATGCTTGAAGATTTGTATATCTCTTTGGAGGATCTTCTCAATATGGCATCAATACAAAAGGTCATTTCTCATCATCAAGGTGAGAAATTTGTGGAAGAGTTGTTGGATGGTTCAATTAAAATTTTGGATATTTGTGGCATCACAAGAGACACCTTGTTAGAAATTAGAGAAAATGTTCAATCACTTCACTCTTCTCTAAGAAGGAGAAAGGGAGATTCAAGCATTGAAAAAAGTGTATCCGAATATAAATTCTTCTcaaagaagatgaagaagaatgTCACAAAACTTATCTCATCTTTAAAACATATGGAATGTAAATTTGGCGCTTCCTCCCTTTTAAATCAAGATCAAGATGTTGTTGCTGTGATAAATGTTCTTAGAGAGGTCATTGTTATGAACATGTCTATCTTTCGATCCATTTTGTCTTTCTTGGCTTCCAAGTCAAAGGCAACCAAATGGTTGAAAGTGGCAAAGTTGGTGCATAGAAAGGAAGTATCGTGTGAAGAGAATTTAGAGAGTTTCAATGAATTGCAGTGTGTAGAAGCATCTTTGAGAACCCTTTTAAGAGAAGGTTCTGATGCTTCCAAGATGCGGGCAACACATGAAAGTTTGGAGGCTTTGGAGAATGCAGTTGAAAGGATAGAAAATGGTTTGGAATGTGTGTTTAGGCGTTTGGTGAAATCTAGAGTTTCTCTTTTGAACATCATGACTCAATAG